A stretch of the Sinorhizobium alkalisoli genome encodes the following:
- a CDS encoding heavy metal translocating P-type ATPase produces MEKQAIQSRYRLEGMDCASCAAKIEGAARRVAGIDNVAVSVATRSMTISHKADADLKNLEKRVRALGYGTKPLSAGETLSGSETADTAACSDPHDHNHAGRGHAHAHDSEGCCGGHAEGLVHKHAHDHVHGPGEGPWYRDPKLRRVIANGLALLAAWGLARAFPAYGFWFFSVAMLVGLVPIARRAVMGAVLAGAPFSIETLMTIAAIGAVVIGATHEAAVVVFLFLIGELLEDFAAGRARASISALSDLVPKTTLLVEGDVTREVPAKSLKKESLVLVRPGDRIPADGIIESGESGVDEAPVTGESVPVQKQPGSQVFAGTINGEAVLRIRVTAAAADNTIARVVQLVEQAQESKAPTERFIDRFSRYYTPGVVLVAAIVAVLPPLAFGAPWGEWIYKGLAILLIGCPCALVISTPAAVAASLASGARRGLLIKGGAALEMFGRIGAVAFDKTGTLTEGRPKVTDIVGFGADEAEVLRLAAALEAGSNHPLAKAILERAADLSISLPPAENAKALGGKGVTGRVEGRDLFLGSVKAAAELASLDAKSELRLQGLRDEGKSVSVLVADNKAFGALAMRDEPRSDAVSALKRLAGDGLRTIMLTGDNARTAQAVGRELGIEVHADLLPQDKQRIVAQLQAEGVRVAKVGDGINDAPALAAADVGVAMGGGTDVALETGDAASLHGRVDDVAEMIALSKRTMANIRQNITIALGLKAVFLVTTVMGITGLWPAILADTGATVLVTANALRLLVGAPAFSDVLSSSGDRMAAGALTHDH; encoded by the coding sequence ATGGAAAAGCAAGCGATCCAGAGTCGCTACCGGCTTGAAGGCATGGACTGCGCAAGCTGCGCCGCCAAGATCGAAGGTGCCGCGCGTCGGGTTGCAGGCATCGATAATGTCGCTGTTTCTGTCGCGACGCGCAGCATGACGATCAGTCATAAGGCCGATGCCGATCTGAAGAATCTCGAAAAGCGGGTGCGCGCGCTGGGCTATGGCACGAAGCCGCTATCGGCGGGCGAGACGCTTTCTGGTTCTGAGACGGCGGACACTGCCGCCTGCAGCGACCCACATGATCATAATCATGCAGGACGTGGGCACGCCCACGCACATGATAGCGAGGGATGCTGCGGCGGCCACGCGGAGGGCCTCGTTCACAAGCATGCACACGATCACGTGCACGGTCCCGGTGAAGGACCATGGTATCGTGATCCCAAATTAAGGCGCGTCATCGCCAATGGTCTGGCACTCCTTGCCGCCTGGGGTCTGGCGCGGGCGTTTCCGGCCTACGGCTTCTGGTTCTTCTCCGTCGCGATGCTCGTCGGCCTGGTTCCGATTGCGCGCCGGGCCGTTATGGGAGCGGTGCTTGCCGGAGCGCCGTTTTCGATCGAAACCCTGATGACGATCGCAGCGATAGGCGCGGTGGTCATCGGTGCGACACATGAGGCCGCAGTCGTCGTCTTTCTGTTCCTCATCGGCGAACTGCTGGAAGACTTTGCTGCTGGCCGCGCCCGTGCCTCGATCTCCGCGCTCAGCGACCTCGTGCCGAAGACCACCTTGCTAGTGGAGGGGGACGTAACGCGCGAGGTGCCGGCGAAAAGTCTGAAAAAGGAATCGCTTGTCCTCGTCAGGCCCGGCGACCGCATTCCGGCCGACGGGATCATCGAGAGTGGTGAAAGCGGCGTGGACGAGGCGCCGGTCACCGGCGAAAGCGTACCCGTTCAAAAGCAGCCAGGCTCGCAGGTATTTGCCGGGACGATCAACGGAGAAGCCGTTCTTCGTATCCGGGTCACCGCCGCGGCGGCGGACAATACGATCGCCCGCGTGGTGCAACTCGTCGAACAGGCACAGGAATCGAAGGCACCCACGGAGCGCTTCATCGATCGTTTCTCGCGCTACTACACGCCGGGCGTCGTTCTCGTAGCGGCAATTGTTGCGGTCCTGCCGCCGCTCGCCTTCGGAGCACCTTGGGGCGAATGGATCTACAAGGGCCTCGCCATCCTCCTGATCGGCTGCCCCTGTGCGCTGGTGATCTCGACACCGGCTGCCGTCGCGGCGTCACTCGCCTCAGGCGCCCGCCGCGGCCTCCTTATCAAGGGCGGCGCTGCGCTAGAGATGTTTGGCCGTATCGGAGCGGTTGCCTTCGACAAGACCGGCACGCTTACCGAAGGGCGGCCGAAGGTGACGGACATCGTCGGCTTCGGAGCCGACGAAGCTGAAGTCTTGCGGCTTGCCGCGGCGCTCGAAGCCGGATCGAACCATCCCTTGGCGAAGGCTATCCTGGAAAGAGCGGCGGACCTCTCGATCAGTCTGCCACCCGCCGAGAATGCCAAGGCCCTTGGCGGCAAGGGCGTCACCGGCCGCGTCGAAGGGCGGGATCTCTTCCTGGGGTCCGTAAAGGCGGCGGCAGAACTCGCGTCGCTTGATGCCAAAAGCGAATTGCGGCTGCAGGGGCTTCGTGACGAGGGCAAGAGCGTCTCTGTGCTGGTGGCCGACAACAAGGCCTTCGGTGCGCTGGCGATGCGGGATGAGCCCCGATCCGATGCCGTCTCCGCCCTGAAGCGCCTGGCCGGTGACGGTCTGCGCACGATCATGCTGACCGGCGACAACGCGCGCACCGCCCAAGCCGTCGGTCGGGAGCTCGGCATCGAGGTGCACGCGGACCTTCTACCGCAGGACAAACAGCGGATTGTCGCTCAATTGCAGGCCGAAGGCGTTCGCGTGGCCAAGGTCGGCGACGGTATCAACGACGCTCCCGCGCTCGCCGCCGCCGATGTCGGAGTCGCGATGGGCGGCGGGACGGACGTAGCGCTCGAAACCGGCGATGCCGCCAGCCTGCATGGGCGCGTCGACGACGTCGCCGAGATGATCGCGCTGTCGAAGCGGACAATGGCGAATATCCGGCAGAACATCACAATCGCGCTGGGTCTCAAGGCGGTGTTTCTGGTGACGACGGTCATGGGGATCACCGGCCTGTGGCCAGCCATCCTTGCCGACACGGGCGCAACGGTTCTGGTCACGGCAAACGCCCTTCGGCTTCTCGTTGGGGCGCCTGCTTTTTCAGACGTGCTGTCGTCTTCCGGCGACCGAATGGCGGCCGGTGCCCTGACACACGATCATTGA
- a CDS encoding MerR family transcriptional regulator: MRTISIGKAARESGVKVPTIRYYEQIGLLAAPERTESNRRTYTDDDIRRLAFIRHSRELGFEIDAIRTLIELQEHPAAPCAAADAIARRRLEDVQARIRKLRALEQELERMLASGVHGRVHNCRVIEVLADHYKCVHEVH, translated from the coding sequence ATGCGCACCATATCGATTGGCAAAGCCGCCAGGGAAAGCGGCGTGAAGGTTCCGACGATCCGCTATTACGAACAGATCGGACTGCTCGCTGCGCCGGAGCGCACCGAAAGCAATCGGCGAACGTACACGGATGATGACATTCGCAGACTGGCCTTCATACGGCACTCACGGGAACTGGGATTCGAGATCGATGCGATCCGGACCCTGATCGAACTCCAGGAACATCCGGCCGCCCCTTGTGCGGCGGCTGACGCGATTGCCAGGAGACGCCTCGAGGATGTCCAGGCGCGAATCCGAAAGCTCCGAGCTCTGGAGCAGGAACTGGAGCGGATGCTGGCTTCCGGCGTACACGGTCGCGTCCATAACTGCCGGGTCATCGAGGTCCTCGCCGACCATTATAAATGCGTCCACGAGGTGCATTGA
- a CDS encoding (2Fe-2S)-binding protein, producing MVIVTINGVERSVDAEPDMPLLWVIRDLVGLTGTKFGCGMAQCGACTVYVDGSPVRSCQTFIGDIEGAQVTTIEGLNGKVAETVQAVWADLDVPQCGYCQSGQIMSATDLLSSNPKPSDADIDAAMSGNLCRCATYHRIRAGIHEAAKRLEA from the coding sequence ATGGTGATTGTAACGATCAACGGCGTCGAACGCTCCGTCGACGCCGAACCGGACATGCCGCTGCTCTGGGTCATCCGCGATCTTGTCGGGCTGACCGGGACGAAATTCGGCTGCGGCATGGCCCAATGCGGCGCCTGCACCGTCTATGTCGATGGTTCGCCGGTCCGTTCCTGCCAGACCTTCATCGGTGACATCGAAGGCGCTCAGGTGACGACCATCGAGGGCCTGAACGGCAAGGTCGCCGAAACGGTGCAGGCGGTCTGGGCCGACCTCGACGTGCCGCAATGCGGCTATTGCCAATCCGGGCAGATCATGTCGGCGACGGACCTTCTGAGCAGCAATCCGAAGCCGAGCGACGCGGATATCGACGCGGCGATGTCGGGCAATCTCTGTCGCTGCGCCACCTATCACCGGATCCGTGCCGGTATCCACGAAGCCGCAAAACGTTTGGAGGCGTAA